A genomic window from Anticarsia gemmatalis isolate Benzon Research Colony breed Stoneville strain chromosome 24, ilAntGemm2 primary, whole genome shotgun sequence includes:
- the LOC142983530 gene encoding uncharacterized protein LOC142983530 yields MTYLLHKSGIITGRLSSYCLACECSLESEDYSHLKTSSHTKQLAAVPYCEQFKDQHIRKFKTGYFCEFCNLLMPTAMKVNMHIEEENHKQNRGCKSLKYLNCGVIAYNNVCIQENAWHSFVEDMCSVCDAEFDDENDHKKDTNHILRLIQKHVTFGPDNAIYRQIDDSTVQCLICNVLLASSAANKHFTDIEHQELYAKCKIVANGHDEIRKEPNVSDIVDKNETKTEAKIIHDNVPTKQAVGNKNNVDETPKVDVFNILHSAARFQSKGVDVFLDSEFAYCRKCCVDVNFNYDDIEKHVEGHSKENNTNDRYPLNKDNTSFKLKEKIETARVDDDDDSENNKVNTKESIKNDVDTNEDSGNISDDTSSTCDVDDVEYEQASAKDIKQFAKDNKITYNDGHGSAFCRICQVKLPSPLKCMKEHVEGNAHKKNIARSESKQSTSAVKTVRSETFIRSLVGYKHPISHDYLINHELCIDRFSFLLVTKNTFGLRCLLCEVNFPPFEWALSFHLRNGMHGPLIENAPVVTTVKSEFIREIKPGVFHCGYCHLVVGSWSDMECHLNTSDHADKKREQHFILHFLHN; encoded by the exons ATGACGTATTTGCTGCACAAGAGCGGTATCATCACCGGCAGATTGAGTTCTTACTGCTTAGCCTGCGAGTGTAGTCTTGAAAGCGAAGATTACAGCCATTTGAAGACATCTTCCCACACCAAGCAACTGGCCGCAGTTCCTTATTGTGAACAGTTCAAGGACCAACATATTAGAAAA TTCAAAACTGGCTACTTCTGCGAATTTTGCAATTTACTGATGCCTACTGCTATGAAGGTTAATATGCATATCGAAGAAGAGAATCACAAACAGAATAGAGGTTGCAAGTCACTAAAATATTTGAACTGCGGCGTTATTGCGTATAATAACGTTTGTATTCAAGAAAATGCTTGGCATAGCTTTGTAGAAGACATGTGCTCGGTATGTGACGCTGAGTTTGATGATGAAAATGACCATAAAAAGGACACCAACCATATTTTAAGATTGATACAAAAGCATGTGACCTTTGGACCAGACAACGCCATCTACCGACAA ATAGACGATTCAACTGTCCAATGTCTCATATGTAACGTGTTACTTGCTTCAAGCGCCGCCAATAAACATTTCACCGATATTGAACATCAAGAACTGTACGCTAAATGCAAAATCGTGGCGAATGGACATGATGAAATAAGAAAAGAGCCAAATGTATCTGACATAGTTGATAAAAACGAAACTAAAACAGAAGCAAAGATCATTCATGACAATGTTCCTACAAAACAAGCAGTTGGAAATAAGAACAATGTCGATGAAACACCTAAAGTCGATGTTTTCAACATTTTACATTCAGCTGCAAGGTTCCAAAGTAAAGGCGTTGATGTCTTTCTAGACAGTGAGTTTGCTTACTGTAGAAAATGTTGCGTTGATGTTAATTTCAACTACGACGACATTGAGAAACATGTCGAGGGACATTCTAAAGAGAACAACACCAATGATAGATACCCACTGAATAAAGACAACACGTCATTCAAATTGAAGGAAAAGATCGAAACAGCCCGGGTCGATGATGACGATGATTctgaaaataacaaagtaaatacAAAAGAATCGATTAAAAACGATGTTGATACGAACGAGGATAGTGGTAACATATCTGATGATACATCGTCTACTTGTGACGTAGATGACGTTGAATATGAACAAGCCAGTGCGAAAGACATCAAGCAATTCGCAAaagataacaaaataacttacaaCGACGGTCACGGGTCGGCGTTTTGTCGCATCTGCCAGGTGAAACTGCCCTCTCCGCTCAAGTGTATGAAGGAACATGTAGAAGGAAATGCACATAAAAAGAATATAGCGCGGTCGGAATCTAAACAATCCACATCAGCGGTAAAAACCGTTAGAAGTGAAACATTTATACGTTCTCTGGTTGGATATAAACACCCGATAAGTCATGATTATCTTATCAATCATGAGTTATGTATAGATCGATTCAGTTTTCTCCTTGTAACTAAGAATACTTTTGGCTTAAGATGTCTTCTCTGCGAAGTGAATTTCCCGCCATTTGAATGGGCCTTAAGCTTTCATTTGCGTAATGGGATGCATGGTCCGCTAATCGAAAATGCTCCTGTTGTTACGACTGTTAAATCAGAGTTTATAAGAGAG ATCAAGCCGGGTGTGTTTCACTGCGGCTACTGCCACCTGGTCGTGGGCAGCTGGAGCGACATGGAGTGCCACCTCAATACTTCAGACCATGCCGACAAGAAGCgtgaacaacattttattttacatttcctacataattaa